The Bombus fervidus isolate BK054 chromosome 6, iyBomFerv1, whole genome shotgun sequence genome contains a region encoding:
- the Tret1 gene encoding trehalose transporter 1 isoform X2 — protein sequence MSNSQRRQMMQPWPLCLVSFSKTKEHNVLPKYYTRVPPVTRSVTNDSGINLDCSSNTTIATNASPFNSQTALIAEKKVILSGNSVTASSNHYYAQNLRNNHQKTLSGSHMYDPLDKGIDHDYKQLDPLLVGEPPYTGIELAKPSMSSQNVKPTKDSDTVMRTQFQKEPKPSIMRFANQVLAALSVSMCSMVVGYSSSYTSPGLVSMRDNATATFEVTKETGMWIGSIMPLSALFGGMIGGPSIEYIGRRNTILATALPFIAAWLLISLAANVAMVLAGRALCGFCVGIASLSLPVYLGETIQAEVRGTLGLLPTAFGNTGILVCFIAGMYLDWRNLALLGAALPIPFMILMFVIPETPRWYISKGKTKRARKSLQWLRGKGTDITDELSSVQKLHTESERNVSQGAFMQLFKKNHLKPLFISLGLMFFQQFSGINAVIFYTVQIFRDAGSSIDENISTIVVGIVNFISTFVAASVIDRLGRKMLLYISAISMCLTLFTFGTFFYVKATGVDVTAFGWIPLMSLIIYVIGFSLGFGPIPWLMMGEILPVKIRGSAASVATAFNWSCTFVVTKTYEDIVSVIGPYGTFWMFGTIVLVGFIFVIVSVPETRGRSLEEIEKRFTGPVRRMSAVANMKPMPMAC from the exons ATGTCCAATTCCCAGAGGAGACAGATGATGCAGCCATGGCCTCTGTGCCTTGTGTCTTTTTCAAAAACGAAG GAACACAACGTTTTACCAAAATATTACACGAGGGTGCCTCCGGTTACGAGATCGGTCACGAACGATTCGGGTATCAACCTAGATTGTTCGTCCAACACGACGATCGCGACGAACGCGAGTCCGTTCAACAGCCAGACAGCCTTGATCGCGGAGAAAAAGGTGATTCTTTCCGGCAACAGTGTCACCGCCTCCAGCAACCACTACTATGCGCAGAACTTGAGGAACAATCATCAGAAGACCCTGAGCGGGTCTCATATGTACGATCCCCTCGACAAGGGTATCGATCACGATTACAAACAACTCGATCCATTGTTGGTCGGTGAACCCCCGTATACAGGGATTGAGCTCGCAAAGCCAAGCATGAGTTCTCAAAATGTCAAACCGACCAAAGACTCGGACACCGTTATGCGTACGCAGTTCCAGAAGGAACCGAAACCATCCATCATGCGTTTTGCCAATCAG GTGTTGGCTGCCTTGTCGGTGTCCATGTGTTCCATGGTGGTAGGTTACTCGAGCTCCTATACCTCCCCGGGTTTGGTTTCGATGCGGGACAACGCGACGGCTACGTTCGAAGTAACGAAAGAAACC GGCATGTGGATAGGATCGATTATGCCGTTGAGCGCGCTTTTCGGAGGTATGATCGGTGGACCAAGCATCGAATACATTGGTAGAAGAAACACTATTCTGGCCACCGCGTTACCCTTCATCGCAG CCTGGCTACTAATCTCCCTGGCAGCGAACGTTGCCATGGTGCTCGCCGGTCGTGCTCTATGTGGGTTTTGCGTTGGCATCGCGTCGCTTTCGCTACCGGTGTATCTCGGTGAAACGATACAAGCCGAGGTGCGTGGTACCCTCGGTCTCTTACCAACTGCTTTTGGTAATACAG GAATTTTAGTCTGCTTCATAGCCGGCATGTATCTAGACTGGAGAAATCTCGCGTTACTCGGCGCTGCTTTACCGATACCGTTCATGATTCTGATGTTCGTGATTCCCGAGACTCCTAGATGGTATATCTCCAAGGGAAAGACAAAAAGGGCGCGAAAATCGCTGCAATGGCTGCGAGGCAAAGGCACCGACATTACCGACGAACTGTCCTCCGTTCAAAAGTTACACACCGAGAGCGAACGTAACGTTTCGCAGGGTGCGTTCATGCAACTGTTCAAGAAAAATCATCTGAAGCCACTTTTCATCTCGCTTGGCCTAATGTTTTTCCAACAATTTTCGGGAATCAACGCTGTTATATTCTATACCGTTCAAATTTTTAGG GACGCTGGAAGTAGCATCGACGAGAACATCTCTACCATCGTTGTAGGTATCGTAAACTTCATTTCAACGTTCGTCGCGGCATCCGTTATAGACAGACTAGGCAGAAAAATGTTGCTGTACATAAGCGCTATATCGATGTGTCTAACTCTATTCACATTCGGTACGTTCTTCTACGTGAAGGCGACAGGAGTGGACGTGACGGCGTTCGGTTGGATACCGTTAATGAGTCTGATAATTTACGTAATCGGCTTCTCTCTGGGATTTGGCCCGATTCCATGGCTGATGATGGGCGAGATTTTACCGGTTAAGATACGCGGCTCGGCAGCCAGCGTAGCAACGGCCTTCAACTGGAGTTGCACGTTCGTCGTAACGAAGACATACGAAGACATTGTTTCGGTGATCGGACCGTACGGCACTTTCTGGATGTTCGGTACGATCGTTCTAGTTGGTTTCATCTTCGTAATCGTCAGCGTACCAGAAACGCGAGGTAGATCTCTCGAGGAAATCGAGAAAAGATTCACCGGACCGGTGAGAAGAATGAGTGCGGTCGCTAACATGAAGCCTATGCCTATGGCCTGTTAA
- the Tret1 gene encoding trehalose transporter 1 isoform X1: MWILQSTYLYVNCHGRSAKMLRQPRVSTPLEHNVLPKYYTRVPPVTRSVTNDSGINLDCSSNTTIATNASPFNSQTALIAEKKVILSGNSVTASSNHYYAQNLRNNHQKTLSGSHMYDPLDKGIDHDYKQLDPLLVGEPPYTGIELAKPSMSSQNVKPTKDSDTVMRTQFQKEPKPSIMRFANQVLAALSVSMCSMVVGYSSSYTSPGLVSMRDNATATFEVTKETGMWIGSIMPLSALFGGMIGGPSIEYIGRRNTILATALPFIAAWLLISLAANVAMVLAGRALCGFCVGIASLSLPVYLGETIQAEVRGTLGLLPTAFGNTGILVCFIAGMYLDWRNLALLGAALPIPFMILMFVIPETPRWYISKGKTKRARKSLQWLRGKGTDITDELSSVQKLHTESERNVSQGAFMQLFKKNHLKPLFISLGLMFFQQFSGINAVIFYTVQIFRDAGSSIDENISTIVVGIVNFISTFVAASVIDRLGRKMLLYISAISMCLTLFTFGTFFYVKATGVDVTAFGWIPLMSLIIYVIGFSLGFGPIPWLMMGEILPVKIRGSAASVATAFNWSCTFVVTKTYEDIVSVIGPYGTFWMFGTIVLVGFIFVIVSVPETRGRSLEEIEKRFTGPVRRMSAVANMKPMPMAC, from the exons ATGTGGATATTGCAGTCGACTTATCTCTACGTTAATTGTCACGGACGCAGCGCTAAAATGCTTCGTCAGCCACGAGTGTCTACGCCGCTG GAACACAACGTTTTACCAAAATATTACACGAGGGTGCCTCCGGTTACGAGATCGGTCACGAACGATTCGGGTATCAACCTAGATTGTTCGTCCAACACGACGATCGCGACGAACGCGAGTCCGTTCAACAGCCAGACAGCCTTGATCGCGGAGAAAAAGGTGATTCTTTCCGGCAACAGTGTCACCGCCTCCAGCAACCACTACTATGCGCAGAACTTGAGGAACAATCATCAGAAGACCCTGAGCGGGTCTCATATGTACGATCCCCTCGACAAGGGTATCGATCACGATTACAAACAACTCGATCCATTGTTGGTCGGTGAACCCCCGTATACAGGGATTGAGCTCGCAAAGCCAAGCATGAGTTCTCAAAATGTCAAACCGACCAAAGACTCGGACACCGTTATGCGTACGCAGTTCCAGAAGGAACCGAAACCATCCATCATGCGTTTTGCCAATCAG GTGTTGGCTGCCTTGTCGGTGTCCATGTGTTCCATGGTGGTAGGTTACTCGAGCTCCTATACCTCCCCGGGTTTGGTTTCGATGCGGGACAACGCGACGGCTACGTTCGAAGTAACGAAAGAAACC GGCATGTGGATAGGATCGATTATGCCGTTGAGCGCGCTTTTCGGAGGTATGATCGGTGGACCAAGCATCGAATACATTGGTAGAAGAAACACTATTCTGGCCACCGCGTTACCCTTCATCGCAG CCTGGCTACTAATCTCCCTGGCAGCGAACGTTGCCATGGTGCTCGCCGGTCGTGCTCTATGTGGGTTTTGCGTTGGCATCGCGTCGCTTTCGCTACCGGTGTATCTCGGTGAAACGATACAAGCCGAGGTGCGTGGTACCCTCGGTCTCTTACCAACTGCTTTTGGTAATACAG GAATTTTAGTCTGCTTCATAGCCGGCATGTATCTAGACTGGAGAAATCTCGCGTTACTCGGCGCTGCTTTACCGATACCGTTCATGATTCTGATGTTCGTGATTCCCGAGACTCCTAGATGGTATATCTCCAAGGGAAAGACAAAAAGGGCGCGAAAATCGCTGCAATGGCTGCGAGGCAAAGGCACCGACATTACCGACGAACTGTCCTCCGTTCAAAAGTTACACACCGAGAGCGAACGTAACGTTTCGCAGGGTGCGTTCATGCAACTGTTCAAGAAAAATCATCTGAAGCCACTTTTCATCTCGCTTGGCCTAATGTTTTTCCAACAATTTTCGGGAATCAACGCTGTTATATTCTATACCGTTCAAATTTTTAGG GACGCTGGAAGTAGCATCGACGAGAACATCTCTACCATCGTTGTAGGTATCGTAAACTTCATTTCAACGTTCGTCGCGGCATCCGTTATAGACAGACTAGGCAGAAAAATGTTGCTGTACATAAGCGCTATATCGATGTGTCTAACTCTATTCACATTCGGTACGTTCTTCTACGTGAAGGCGACAGGAGTGGACGTGACGGCGTTCGGTTGGATACCGTTAATGAGTCTGATAATTTACGTAATCGGCTTCTCTCTGGGATTTGGCCCGATTCCATGGCTGATGATGGGCGAGATTTTACCGGTTAAGATACGCGGCTCGGCAGCCAGCGTAGCAACGGCCTTCAACTGGAGTTGCACGTTCGTCGTAACGAAGACATACGAAGACATTGTTTCGGTGATCGGACCGTACGGCACTTTCTGGATGTTCGGTACGATCGTTCTAGTTGGTTTCATCTTCGTAATCGTCAGCGTACCAGAAACGCGAGGTAGATCTCTCGAGGAAATCGAGAAAAGATTCACCGGACCGGTGAGAAGAATGAGTGCGGTCGCTAACATGAAGCCTATGCCTATGGCCTGTTAA
- the Tret1 gene encoding trehalose transporter 1 isoform X3 has protein sequence MKILMRADTHVNIELPGNAPVAKCTFTQVLAALSVSMCSMVVGYSSSYTSPGLVSMRDNATATFEVTKETGMWIGSIMPLSALFGGMIGGPSIEYIGRRNTILATALPFIAAWLLISLAANVAMVLAGRALCGFCVGIASLSLPVYLGETIQAEVRGTLGLLPTAFGNTGILVCFIAGMYLDWRNLALLGAALPIPFMILMFVIPETPRWYISKGKTKRARKSLQWLRGKGTDITDELSSVQKLHTESERNVSQGAFMQLFKKNHLKPLFISLGLMFFQQFSGINAVIFYTVQIFRDAGSSIDENISTIVVGIVNFISTFVAASVIDRLGRKMLLYISAISMCLTLFTFGTFFYVKATGVDVTAFGWIPLMSLIIYVIGFSLGFGPIPWLMMGEILPVKIRGSAASVATAFNWSCTFVVTKTYEDIVSVIGPYGTFWMFGTIVLVGFIFVIVSVPETRGRSLEEIEKRFTGPVRRMSAVANMKPMPMAC, from the exons ATGAAGATTCTTATGCGAGCTGATACCCATGTGAACATCGAATTACCGGGCAACGCGCCAGTCGCTAAATGCACCTTCACTCAG GTGTTGGCTGCCTTGTCGGTGTCCATGTGTTCCATGGTGGTAGGTTACTCGAGCTCCTATACCTCCCCGGGTTTGGTTTCGATGCGGGACAACGCGACGGCTACGTTCGAAGTAACGAAAGAAACC GGCATGTGGATAGGATCGATTATGCCGTTGAGCGCGCTTTTCGGAGGTATGATCGGTGGACCAAGCATCGAATACATTGGTAGAAGAAACACTATTCTGGCCACCGCGTTACCCTTCATCGCAG CCTGGCTACTAATCTCCCTGGCAGCGAACGTTGCCATGGTGCTCGCCGGTCGTGCTCTATGTGGGTTTTGCGTTGGCATCGCGTCGCTTTCGCTACCGGTGTATCTCGGTGAAACGATACAAGCCGAGGTGCGTGGTACCCTCGGTCTCTTACCAACTGCTTTTGGTAATACAG GAATTTTAGTCTGCTTCATAGCCGGCATGTATCTAGACTGGAGAAATCTCGCGTTACTCGGCGCTGCTTTACCGATACCGTTCATGATTCTGATGTTCGTGATTCCCGAGACTCCTAGATGGTATATCTCCAAGGGAAAGACAAAAAGGGCGCGAAAATCGCTGCAATGGCTGCGAGGCAAAGGCACCGACATTACCGACGAACTGTCCTCCGTTCAAAAGTTACACACCGAGAGCGAACGTAACGTTTCGCAGGGTGCGTTCATGCAACTGTTCAAGAAAAATCATCTGAAGCCACTTTTCATCTCGCTTGGCCTAATGTTTTTCCAACAATTTTCGGGAATCAACGCTGTTATATTCTATACCGTTCAAATTTTTAGG GACGCTGGAAGTAGCATCGACGAGAACATCTCTACCATCGTTGTAGGTATCGTAAACTTCATTTCAACGTTCGTCGCGGCATCCGTTATAGACAGACTAGGCAGAAAAATGTTGCTGTACATAAGCGCTATATCGATGTGTCTAACTCTATTCACATTCGGTACGTTCTTCTACGTGAAGGCGACAGGAGTGGACGTGACGGCGTTCGGTTGGATACCGTTAATGAGTCTGATAATTTACGTAATCGGCTTCTCTCTGGGATTTGGCCCGATTCCATGGCTGATGATGGGCGAGATTTTACCGGTTAAGATACGCGGCTCGGCAGCCAGCGTAGCAACGGCCTTCAACTGGAGTTGCACGTTCGTCGTAACGAAGACATACGAAGACATTGTTTCGGTGATCGGACCGTACGGCACTTTCTGGATGTTCGGTACGATCGTTCTAGTTGGTTTCATCTTCGTAATCGTCAGCGTACCAGAAACGCGAGGTAGATCTCTCGAGGAAATCGAGAAAAGATTCACCGGACCGGTGAGAAGAATGAGTGCGGTCGCTAACATGAAGCCTATGCCTATGGCCTGTTAA